The following DNA comes from Streptomyces sp. NBC_00690.
GCAGCCGCTCCTGCCCGCGCTGGGTCTGGACGGGACGATGGGTGCGATCCCGATCGGCCAGGTCATGGCGGTCCTCGCGATCGGTGCGGGTTCGATGGTGGTCAGCCATGTCAACGACTCCTACTTCTGGGTCGTCTCACAGTTCTCCGGCATGAACGTCAAGACGGCCTACCGGGCCCATACGGCGGCGACCCTCGTCCAGGGCGTCACCGCGCTCGCCGCGGTCATGCTCATCGGAGTCTTCGTCCTGTAGCCCCCGGTAGTTCCCTGAAGCCGATGGTGGCAGCGGGCTCCTGCCGGCCGCTGCCACCACCGGTTCCCACAGTCAGGGCGGAGCCCCGGGTCGACCGCCGATTCCGACCCCGGGTTCCGCCCTCGCCCCCTTTCCGGGTCCCGCCCTGACTGTCGGAAAGGCCCGCTGGTCGGGGTGGTGGGGAGTCTGAGCCACGGACTCCCCACCATGGACATCCACCATCGGCGCACCCGCCTTCTGGGCATTCCCTCCTGGAGTTCCGTTCTGGATGGGAAAGCAGCCTATTTCCTGGAAACGGGTGAGCGTCGGGGAAAGGCGGTATCGGGGAAAAATCACCCGTGGCGTAACCCGTAGATGGACGACCTGGCATCGAATATCCAAAATTGCGAGACATCGAGAGGTGGTGGCTCAAGGGTTCTCATCGGGTAGGTATATGTGGGGGTCTCGGTGTCGGTTCGCCATGGACCGACCTTGTTTCGCATTGAAACGGACCTGTTGAGATGCCGGTTGGATATCACCGAGACCGGATATTGAAGAGAGGTGTGCACTCCCTCTCTGATCAGGCATGTTCGCAGGCTTGCCCATGAGTGAGCACCTATGCGTGTAATGGCCATGATTATTGATTCGACTTTTTAGAAATTCCAGATCCATTGTCTTGTGACCTGGTTCATATCCCCTTAGTGTCTGGCCGGGAAAACTCCCAAAGCTGTCGGCGCCATCGCGCCGGAGGAGGACACAGTGCGCAATATGCTGCCGCTTCTGAGCTCCAAGCCGCACCAGGGTGGACGTTCCGCGCTCACCTGCCGATACCGGTGCGGTGACGCCTGTTTCCAGGAAGTCCCCAACACCAGTGACAACGAGTACGCCGCCGACATCATCGCCGGAGCGCTCTCCCGTCGGTCCGTGGTGCGCGCCGCAGCCGTGGTGACCGTCGCCGCTGCCGCCGGTACCGCGAGCGTCACCGGCCCTGGCGGGGGCGGACAGGCGCACGCTGCCGCTGCGGTCTCCCGGGGGGCGGGGAGCGGGCGCGCCGATGGCGCCCGTGGCCTGCGCTTCGCACCCGTCGCACCCAATGTGGCCGACACCGTCACCATCCCCTCCGGGTACCGGCAGGACATCGTGATCCGCTGGGGCGATCCGATCCTGCGCGGTGCGCCCGCCTTCGACGCCGAGAGGCAGACGGCCAAGGCGCAGGCCGGCCAGTTCGGCTACAACAACGACTTCCTGTCCCTGCTCCCGCTGCCCGGTGAGCGCGGTCGACAGATCATGGTCGCCAACCACGAATACACCAGCGAGTGGTTGATGTTCCGCAACTACGATCCCCAGAACCCGACTCGCGAACAGGTGGAGATCGGCTGGGCCGGACACGGGCTGTCGGTCGTGGTGGTCCAGGAGGAACGGGGTACGGGCCGGTTGACCGCCGTCCCGCGCCACCGGCTGAACCGGAGGATCACCGCCACCACGGAGTTCCGTGTCACCGGGCCTGCTGCCGGTAGTCCCCTGCTGAAGACTTCCGTCGACCCGTCGGGCACCCGAGTCCTCGGTACGTTCAACAACTGCGCGGGTGGCGAGACGCCCTGGGGGACGACGCTGCACGGCGAGGAGAACATCAACAACTACTTCGCCAACTCCAGTCGTCCCACCGACCGGCGCTACGGGCTCGCCACGGGCGCGACCGAGCGCAAGTGGGAGCGGTTCGACAAGCGCTTCGACGTCCGACAGGAACCCAACGAATCACACCGCTTCGGCTGGGTGGTCGAGCTCGACCCGTACGATCCTGACTCCACTCCCCGCAAGCGCACCGCGCTGGGCCGCTTCAAGCATGAGGGTGCACAGCCCCGGCTGACCGACGACGGCCGCCCGGTCGTCTACATGGGCGACGACGAACGTTTCGAGTACTTCTACAAGTTCGTCTCCTCACGGCGGATGAAGAAGGGCAACTCCCGTGCGGCGCGCGAACACAACCTCACCCTGTTGGACGAGGGCACGCTGTACGTCGCCAAGCTGACCGGCGACAGCCCCGAGTACACCAACGGCACCGGTACGGGCGCGCATCCGGCCGACGGTGAGTTCGACGGCTCCGGTGTGTGGATTCCCCTGGCGACGAACAAGGTCTCGCACGTGCCGGGGATGACGGCGGACGAGGTGTACGTCTTCACCCGGCTCGCGGCCGACAAGGTGGGGGCCACCAAGATGGACCGTCCCGAGGACGTGGAACCGTCCCCGCGCACGGGCCGGGTGTACGTGGCGCTGACGAACAACACCGAGCGCGGCAACCCCGGCAAGCCGGGCGCGGACGAGGCCAATCCGCGGAACTTCAACAAGCACGGCCAGATCCTGGAGCTGGCGGAGAACTGGGACGATCCATCCAGCGACGGCTTTGCCTGGCGGCTGTTCCTGGTGGCAGGTGACCCGAACGACCCGCAGACCTACTTCGCCGGCTTCCCCAAGGACCGGGTGAGCCCGATCTCCTGCCCGGACAATGTGACGTTCGACCCGCACGGAAATATGTGGATCTCCACCGACGGCAACAAACTCGGTTCCAACGACGGGCTGTTCGGGGTGGCCACCCAGGGCGAGCGCCGTGGTGAGCTGAAGCAGTTCCTCACCGTGCCGATCGGGGCGGAGACCTGCGGCCCTGTGGTGCAGGACCGAAGAGTCCTCGTCGCCGTCCAACATCCGGGCGAGACCGATTTCGCCACGGTCGAGAAGCCCGACAGCACCTGGCCGGACGGCCCGGGCAAGCTCGTCCGGCCGGCCGTGGTGTCGATCTGGCGCAAGGACGGCCGGGACATCGGCGTCTGACGTCCGCGCGTTCAGGTGCCCGGTGGTCGAGGCGACGGGAGCGGTTTCCTCGGCTGCCGGGCACACCTCTGTCCGGTCTGTTTGGTCTGTTCGGTCTGTCCGGTACGGATGGACCTGCGGCCATTCCTCGTCTGACGGGTGCCCGGCATCGAGGCCCTGCGCAGTCAACCCCCGCACCCCAGACCGGAGTCCTCATAGGTGCCGCGGCGCATGCTCTCCTCGCCGTCCGACGACCACTGAGCCGTGGTCTTCGACCACTGAGCCGTGGTCTTCGACCACTGGGCCGTGATCCAGGAACTCAAGCGGTGATCTAGTAATTTTCTCCGGGAATCAACCATTTCATCCCTCTTTGCGGTCTGTTGCGATGCGGGGCGGTCTCAGCCGAACCAGGGCGCCACCCCACATCACGACCGCGCGGCCCACCCCGGCCCGCGGCGCAGCGAACCGTAGGGAGTCGCACATGCCAGCACGAGGGAGAGCGCGTACGAGTGTGGTGGGCCTGATGGCTGTGGCGCTGGCCGCCTCCGCCTTCACGGCACCGGCGCAGGCCCGCTCGGACAGTACCGACCACCATCCGGACCACACCGCACATCGAGGAACACAACAGGCGATGGAGGCCATCGTCCGCAACGGCATCCCCGGCGTC
Coding sequences within:
- a CDS encoding PhoX family protein, with amino-acid sequence MRNMLPLLSSKPHQGGRSALTCRYRCGDACFQEVPNTSDNEYAADIIAGALSRRSVVRAAAVVTVAAAAGTASVTGPGGGGQAHAAAAVSRGAGSGRADGARGLRFAPVAPNVADTVTIPSGYRQDIVIRWGDPILRGAPAFDAERQTAKAQAGQFGYNNDFLSLLPLPGERGRQIMVANHEYTSEWLMFRNYDPQNPTREQVEIGWAGHGLSVVVVQEERGTGRLTAVPRHRLNRRITATTEFRVTGPAAGSPLLKTSVDPSGTRVLGTFNNCAGGETPWGTTLHGEENINNYFANSSRPTDRRYGLATGATERKWERFDKRFDVRQEPNESHRFGWVVELDPYDPDSTPRKRTALGRFKHEGAQPRLTDDGRPVVYMGDDERFEYFYKFVSSRRMKKGNSRAAREHNLTLLDEGTLYVAKLTGDSPEYTNGTGTGAHPADGEFDGSGVWIPLATNKVSHVPGMTADEVYVFTRLAADKVGATKMDRPEDVEPSPRTGRVYVALTNNTERGNPGKPGADEANPRNFNKHGQILELAENWDDPSSDGFAWRLFLVAGDPNDPQTYFAGFPKDRVSPISCPDNVTFDPHGNMWISTDGNKLGSNDGLFGVATQGERRGELKQFLTVPIGAETCGPVVQDRRVLVAVQHPGETDFATVEKPDSTWPDGPGKLVRPAVVSIWRKDGRDIGV